The following proteins are co-located in the Elusimicrobiota bacterium genome:
- a CDS encoding TIGR03435 family protein, producing the protein MRPSCVLPAVLLAFFCACSKSAPEGAKAAPESRLQLLQAEKPELSGFGELRGQAVVLEFWATWCEPCVEEIPRLAALAKKFEGRPVRFISISDEPKGTVSEFLKTHVLPGWVAYDGGEAFRAFGVRGRPQTVLLDPQGRVAAKTYPSEVDERVLESLLAGRPLGLRGREDDAPAAAPKESEALLSLRIARADPAGKMSMRLGGASFEMRTLPLRTILPKIYGLPDERLVLPADLSAGSYDVLAEAPRGTDVLGLLRPAVEAAFGLRSRREKRTLDVWVLRSKTGRPGPGMRVSESTHSGGYSLMEGDVSVQGHTMAEAAGVLEETLGRPMFDETRLPGRYSFDLKWTKGDEGSLRRALLEGLGIEPVSVRRPVEVVVVERSAPGNAPGTPGGKR; encoded by the coding sequence ATGAGACCTTCCTGCGTCCTCCCCGCCGTCCTGCTCGCTTTCTTCTGCGCCTGCTCCAAGTCCGCTCCTGAAGGAGCGAAGGCCGCACCGGAGAGTCGCCTCCAGCTGCTCCAGGCCGAGAAGCCGGAACTCTCCGGCTTCGGCGAGCTGCGCGGTCAGGCCGTCGTGCTCGAGTTCTGGGCCACCTGGTGCGAGCCCTGCGTCGAGGAGATCCCGCGCCTCGCCGCTCTCGCGAAGAAGTTCGAGGGGCGCCCCGTCCGCTTCATCTCGATCAGCGATGAACCGAAGGGGACGGTCTCGGAGTTCCTCAAGACCCATGTCCTCCCCGGCTGGGTCGCTTATGACGGCGGGGAGGCCTTCCGCGCGTTCGGCGTGCGGGGCAGGCCGCAGACGGTGCTCCTCGACCCGCAGGGCCGCGTCGCGGCGAAGACCTATCCGAGCGAGGTCGACGAACGCGTCCTCGAGTCCCTGCTCGCCGGCAGGCCGCTCGGGCTGAGAGGACGGGAGGACGACGCGCCCGCCGCCGCGCCGAAAGAGAGCGAGGCGCTCCTCTCCCTGAGGATCGCCCGGGCCGACCCCGCCGGCAAGATGTCGATGCGCCTCGGAGGCGCGAGCTTCGAGATGCGCACGCTCCCGCTGCGCACCATCCTGCCGAAGATCTACGGGCTCCCCGACGAACGCCTCGTCCTTCCGGCGGACCTGAGCGCCGGCAGCTACGACGTGCTGGCCGAGGCCCCGCGCGGGACGGACGTCCTCGGACTCCTGCGCCCGGCCGTGGAGGCCGCTTTCGGGCTCCGAAGCCGCCGCGAGAAGCGGACGCTCGACGTCTGGGTCCTCCGCTCGAAGACCGGACGCCCCGGGCCGGGGATGCGCGTCTCCGAATCGACGCACAGCGGAGGCTATTCCCTGATGGAAGGGGACGTCTCCGTGCAAGGCCATACGATGGCCGAGGCCGCCGGGGTCCTTGAAGAGACCCTCGGCAGGCCCATGTTCGACGAGACCCGTCTCCCGGGGCGCTACTCCTTCGATCTCAAGTGGACGAAGGGCGACGAGGGTTCACTGCGCCGCGCGCTCCTCGAGGGGTTGGGGATCGAGCCGGTCTCCGTCCGCCGCCCCGTCGAGGTCGTCGTCGTCGAAAGGTCCGCTCCCGGGAACGCTCCCGGGACCCCGGGAGGGAAGAGATGA